One Hordeum vulgare subsp. vulgare chromosome 4H, MorexV3_pseudomolecules_assembly, whole genome shotgun sequence DNA window includes the following coding sequences:
- the LOC123446799 gene encoding atherin-like, with translation MQQAAEAEGSNSSVHTVNAAAVVLAAAARSSDGLRPQLHHLQQEQLHGHDSDSATKKRWWSRLSATLCFRPHHHGHPRRVIAAAYEDGDTPLPRAAAHTASASAYVHQAPPAQPVFAFAAPPSSPASSLFQSEAPSPVLLDLHGTAGSSPSMFAVGPYARGPQQLVSPPVLYSALTTEPSTAPRTPPATTGPSSPEVPFARFVHDGHELLFHHAAYQLRRQPAPPLASPGPEAGSPSSPSSPRLFRKLHRRNVQGSLLDGHVPVTSSCEGADAREQEDDDVPDSAGEFVFGNADGGVAAPEEGIDGKSWHFFPTAEHHAKI, from the exons ATGCAGCAGGCAGCAGAGGCGGAGGGCAGCAACAGCAGCGTGCACACGGTGAACGCGGCCGCCGTCGTtctggccgccgccgccaggaGCAGCGACGGCCTCCGACCCCAGCTCCACCATCTCCAGCAGGAACAGCTCCACGGCCACGACTCCGACTCCGCTACG AAGAAACGGTGGTGGTCGCGGCTGTCGGCCACGCTCTGCTTCCGGCCTCACCACCACGGCCACCCGCGCCGCGTCATCGCCGCCGCCTACGAAGACGGCGACACGCCTTTGCCACGCGCGGCCGCCCACACCGCATCCGCGTCGGCCTACGTGCACCAGGCCCCGCCGGCGCAGCCAGTGTTCGCCTTCGCGGCGCCGCCCTCGTCGCCGGCCTCCTCGCTCTTCCAGTCGGAGGCGCCGTCGCCGGTGCTCCTCGACCTCCACGGCACGGCGGGGAGCTCGCCCAGCATGTTCGCCGTGGGGCCCTACGCGCGCGGGCCGCAGCAGCTGGTGTCGCCGCCGGTGCTCTACTCCGCGCTCACCACCGAGCCGTCCACCGCGCCGCGCACGCCCCCGGCCACCACCGGGCCgtcctcccccgaggtccccttCGCGCGCTTCGTCCACGACGGGCACGAGCTGCTGTTCCACCACGCGGCGTACCAGCTGCGGCGGCAACCGGCACCGCCCCTCGCCTCGCCGGGACCGGAGGCGGGATCCCCTTcgtcgccctcctcgccgcgactGTTCCGGAAGCTGCACCGGCGCAACGTGCAGGGCTCGCTTCTCGACGGCCACGTCCCCGTCACCTCCTCCTGTGAAGGCGCCGACGCGAGAGAGCAAGAGGACGACGATGTGCCCGATAGCGCCGGGGAGTTCGTGTTCGGCAATGCCGATGGTGGTgtcgccgcgccggaggagggcaTAGACGGCAAGAGCTGGCATTTCTTCCCCACGGCCGAGCATCATGCTAAGATTTGA
- the LOC123446800 gene encoding protein SOSEKI 3-like has protein sequence MSLEDPRSAMEGRARRRASPAGMRTKPTVRVEPEPPPTPPTRRHEPGTRAAVVYYLTRNHHLEHPHFMEVTLASPQGLYLRDVIGRLDALRGNGMAAKYSWSCKRSYKTGFVWHDLSADDLLLPTQGTEYVLKGSELPFHHSNLPLPLPDHQQNNAACAKVHQPCKPAPQQDSPPSPGSSSNQGWASKSPSPIPTTYPAVPAIKEDFKVPPQPPSPSPSPPPTTTTSAAVVPAMKEDAVSPSTPSASSSNSSPKTSMASSSGTSSPSPTKPAAATQTEDKARWDDLKLQRTPDAARPSSSPERRPEIVVDEPRGLRAPAGEHPRSRRSGTLQSLIRAEAAGRRRALPLPEEDDTAVAAAAATGGSVSGRLKPANLLMRLMACGPNHPGFTLVHNSSSYRPPRFAQLEYPSSPELLPLGALKPGTAGASTVRASGTENCSGRLLDGALKLSSSSSSSRSHHEGVVCEEEAWAKEGDVSRSASKRTGDPSSGRMASSKVVSFRDVDE, from the exons ATGTCGTTGGAGGATCCACGGAGCGCCATGGAGGGGAGGGCGAGGCGGCGTGCCAGCCCGGCCGGGATGCGCACCAAGCCTACTGTCAGGGTGGAGCCGGagccgccgccgacgccgccaACCAGGAGGCACGAGCCAGGGACGAGGGCGGCGGTGGTGTACTACCTGACCCGCAACCACCACCTGGAGCACCCGcacttcatggaggtgaccctcGCCTCCCCACAAGGCCTCTACCTGCGAG ATGTGATTGGCCGGCTGGACGCCCTGAGAGGGAACGGCATGGCCGCCAAGTATTCTTGGTCCTGCAAGAG GAGCTACAAGACTGGGTTCGTGTGGCACGACCTCTCCGCGGACGATCTGCTGCTGCCGACGCAAGGAACAGAGTACGTCCTCAAGGGCTCCGAGCTCCCGTTCCACCACTCAAACCTGCCTCTGCCGCTGCCGG ATCATCAGCAGAATAATGCAGCATGTGCAAAGGTTCATCAGCCCTGCAAGCCGGCTCCACAACAAGACTCGCCTCCTTCTCCTGGATCATCATCAAACCAGGGGTGGGCATCGAAGTCTCCATCTCCTATCCCTACAACTTATCCTGCGGTTCCAGCCATCAAAGAGGACTTCAAAGTACCGCCGCaaccaccgtcaccgtcaccatcaccaccaccaacgacaacaaccagtGCTGCCGTCGTTCCAGCCATGAAAGAGGACGCTGTGTCGCCGTCAACACCGTCTGCCTCCTCGAGCAACTCGTCCCCTAAGACGAGCATGGCTTCTTCCTCGGGCACAAGCTCGCCCAGCCCCACCAAACCCGCAGCGGCCACACAAACTGAAGATAAAGCAAGGTGGGACGACCTGAAGCTGCAACGCACACCGGACGCAGCAAGACCATCATCATCGCCGGAGAGGAGGCCAGAGATCGTCGTGGACGAGCCTCGTGGGCTACGTGCGCCCGCAGGGGAGCACCCTCGTAGCCGGAGGAGCGGGACGCTGCAGTCTCTGATACGGGCGGAGGCGGCCGGCAGGAGGAGGGCCCTTCCTCTGCCGGAGGAGGACGACacggctgttgctgctgctgctgccacgggCGGGTCCGTCAGCGGCAGGCTCAAGCCGGCCAACCTGCTGATGCGGCTCATGGCGTGCGGGCCGAACCACCCCGGCTTCACCTTGGTCCACAACTCGTCGTCGTACAGGCCGCCGCGGTTCGCGCAGCTCGAGTACCCGTCGTCCCCGGAGCTGCTCCCACTCGGAGCGCTCAAGCCCGGAACGGCCGGCGCGTCCACTGTCAGAGCTTCGGGGACGGAGAATTGCAGCGGCCGCCTGCTCGACGGTGCACTTAAGCtctcttcttcgtcgtcgtcgtctcgcAGTCACCATGAAGG AGTTGTTTGCGAGGAAGAAGCGTGGGCAAAGGAGGGCGATGTTTCGAGAAGCGCGAGCAAGAGGACGGGCGATCCGTCGTCGGGGAGGATGGCCTCGTCCAAGGTTGTGTCGTTCCGGGACGTCGACGAATAG